Sequence from the Onthophagus taurus isolate NC unplaced genomic scaffold, IU_Otau_3.0 ScKx7SY_15, whole genome shotgun sequence genome:
actttaGCATAttgtatatcattttaaagaggacatttcaACCTTTTATTTAAGACATAACTCATTCTTCAACATCTTGACATACCccggaaatgattttttaaatatcactATGTATTTAAAATCTCGTTTGTGCAACTTATccttcaaaattgtttttctaaaaatttttattatctaacacAACATATCATATACCATTATAAAGAGGactatttaaactttaatttgagatatgcCTCATTTCTATATACCCAAAATTGagaaagatatgatttttttaaatttgacacttAATGTTAACAAGGACCGAATTTGCAACGTTTTCGCAAAATACTCTTTTTTGgtgtaatttgaaataaaactctAGCATGTTgcatatcattttaaagaggacatttcaCGCTTTCATTTAAGACATAACTCATTCTTCAACTTCTTGATATACCccggaaatgattttttaaatatgactATGTATTTAAAATCTCGTTTGTGCAACTTAtccttcaaaattttttttctacaaatttttattatctaacacATAACATATCATATACCATCATAAAGAGGactcttcaagctttaatttaagatatgcCTCTTTTCTATATATCCAGAATTAAGAaggatatgatttttttaaatttgacacttAATGTTAACAAGTTAGGTTAAGATCGAAATTGcaacgtttttgaaaaatactctttttttggtataattaaaaaaaaaacttaagcATGttgtatatcattttaaagagaacatTTCAACCTTTTATTTAAGACATAACTCATTCTTCAACATCTTGACATACCccggaaatgattttttaaatatcactATGTATTTAAAATCTCGTTTGTGCAACTTATccttcaaaattgtttttctaaaaatttttattatctaacacAACATATCATATACCATTATAAAGAGGactatttaaactttaatttgagatatgcCTCATTTTATATACCCAAAATTGagaaagatatgatttttttaaatttgacacttAATGTTAACAAGGACCGAATTTGCAACGTTTTCGAAAAATACTCTGTTTTAgtgtaatttgaaataaaactctAGCATGTTgcatatcattttaaagaggacatttcaCGCTTTCATTTAAGACATAACTCATTCTTCAACTTCTTGATATACCCCGGAAATGACTTTTTAAATATCACtatgtatttaaaatgtcGTTTGTGCAACTTAtccatcaaaattttttttctaaaaatttttattatctaacacATAACATATCATATACCATTATAAAGAGGactatttaaactttaatttgagatatgcCTCATTTCCATATacccaaaattgaaaagatatgatttttttaaatttgacacttAATGTTAACAAGTTAGGTTAAGATCGAATTTGCAAcgttttcgaaaaatatttttttgggaataatttgaaataaagctGTATcatgttatatatcatttcaaagaggacatttcaaccttttatttaagatataactcaTTTTTCAACTCCCCGATATAACccgaaaatgattttttaaacatcacTATGTATTTAAAATCTCGTTTGTGCAACTTAtccttcaaaattttttttctaacaatttttattatctaacacATAACATATCATATACCATTATAAAGAGGActatttaagctttaatttaagatatgcCTCATTTCTATATACCCAGAATTAAGAaggatatgatttttttaaatttgacacttAAAATTATCAAGTTAGGTTAAGATCGAATTTGCAACGTTAtcgaaaaatatcttttttggtgtaatttaaaatgaaactttaGCATAttgtatatcattttaaagaggacatttcaACCTTTTATTTAAGACATAACTCATTCTTCAACTCCCTGATATAACccggaaatgattttttaaatatcactATGTATTTAAAATCTCGTTTGCGCAACTTTtcctttaaacatttttttctaaaaaattttattatctaacacATAACATATCATATACCATCATGAGGAAGactctttaagctttaatttaagatatgcCTCATTTCTATATACCCAGAATTAAGAaggatatgattttttttaatttaacacttaATGTTAACAAGTTAGGTTAAGATCGAATTTGCAAcgttttcgaaaaatatttttttgggaataatttaaaataaagctgtatcatgttatatatcatttcaaGGAGGACATTTCAACcttttatttaagatataactcaTTTTTCAACTCCCCGATATAACtcgaaaatgattttttaaacatcacTATGTATTTAAAATCTCGTTGGTGCAACTTCtcctttaaacatttttttctaaaaatttttattatctaacacATAACATATCATATACCATTATAAAGAGGactatttaaactttaatttgagatatgcCTCATTTCTATATACCTAAAATTGagaaagatatgatttttttaaatttgacacttAATGTTAACAAGGACCGAATTTGCAACGTTTTCGAAAAATACTCTTTTTTggtgtaatttaaaataaaactctaGCATGTTgcatatcattttaaaaaggacATTTCACGCTTTCATTTAAGACATAACTCATTCTTCAACATCTTGATATGCAgcggaaatgattttttaaatatcactATGTATTTAAAATCTCGTTTGTACAACTTAtccttcaaaattttttttctaaaaatatttattatctaaCACATAACATATCATATACCATCATGAAGAAGACTCTTTAAGCTTTAGTTTAAGATATGCCTCATTTCTATATACCCAGAATTAAGAaggatatgatttttttaaatttaacatttaatgttaacaagttttcgaaaaatattattttgggtctaatttaaaataaaactttatcatgttgtatatcattttaaagatgcattaatttaagatatatctcacttataaataataattagaaactttaataattatttaatcaattaaaaaatagtaatctATAaccatttcaataaattaaacggTAGATGGCGCCACATCATCTGTCACTTTTGACGTTTCATCCCAACCTTCATTTAAAACGCACataaaaacaacaagaaatttctgttaaagtttctaaacCGAATAAAAATGATGGCAGATTACAAAGTAATCACCCCcgattttgtaaatttacaCATTTCAACATCGAACAGTGATATACCATCGTTCAACGATAAACGTTTTCCAAAAGACACAACAATCGCCGATTTGAAGGCTAAGTTGGAGTTAATAACCGGGGGCTCAAGCGCAACGATGCAATTAGAAGGTTACTCGAAAGATAATAAACTAATTTGTACCCTAAGCGATGATTCAGCTCAATTGGGTCAATACCCGTTGGAAGATGGGATGCGGTTACACGTTGTTGATAAATTCTCGATAAAAAATGAGTTAGATTTTGGAAATGTACCCAAATTCGAACTCTCCGATGAGCTTTACGCGAATAAAGCCGATTCACTTCGAGCGTTTTTAATGAGAAACAAACTGGGTCATTACAACGAggataatattcaaaataaagaaaaattaaagaaggaaGAACAAGAAATTTGCGAAGCTGTTGTTTTGGGGAGTCGATGTAAAGTTGAGATTGCTGGTGCTGCGACCAGATTGGGATGTGTTATGTTTAAAGGAAAAGTTGAAGGGTTAGATGGATTTTGGATTGGGGTTAAATATGATGAGCCTTTGGGAAAGAATGATGGTTCAGTTAAAGGGAAGAGGTATTTTGAGTGTCCCATGAATTATGGAGCTTTTGTTAAACCACAAAATGTACTTTGTGGGGATTTTCCAGAGGAAGATTATGAtttaaatgaagaaatttaatttttttgtgctttaatcttaagttttttttttataatttttttatttaaataaaataatatatataaataatagattaacctaacctaactttaattgttaaatttaaaagaatcatCTCTGGGTTATACCTGGGAGTTGAGGAATGAGTTATGTCTTAAATAAAAGCTtgaaatgtcctctttaaaatgatatacaaCATACTTaagtttttcttaaattttaagtttttcttaaagtgatcttaaattaaagcttaaagagtCCTCTTTATGATGGTATATGATAAGTTATgtgttagataataaaaaattttagaaaagaaatgtttaaaagaaaaggtgTATAAACGAGATTTAAAATACATAGTGATatgtaaaaaatcatttcaggGTTATATCGGGGAGTTGAAGAATGAGTTATGTCTTAAATAAAAGCTtgaaatgtcctctttaaaatgatatagaacatgcttaagttttttttttaattataccaAAAAAAGAGTATTTTTCGAAAACGTTGCAAATTCGATCTTAACCTAACTTGTTAACATtaagtgtcaaaattaataaaatcatatttttcttaattttggGTATATAGAAATGAggaatatcttaaattaaagcttaaagaatTCTCTT
This genomic interval carries:
- the LOC111417958 gene encoding tubulin-folding cofactor B-like; this encodes MMADYKVITPDFVNLHISTSNSDIPSFNDKRFPKDTTIADLKAKLELITGGSSATMQLEGYSKDNKLICTLSDDSAQLGQYPLEDGMRLHVVDKFSIKNELDFGNVPKFELSDELYANKADSLRAFLMRNKLGHYNEDNIQNKEKLKKEEQEICEAVVLGSRCKVEIAGAATRLGCVMFKGKVEGLDGFWIGVKYDEPLGKNDGSVKGKRYFECPMNYGAFVKPQNVLCGDFPEEDYDLNEEI